In Pectobacterium actinidiae, the DNA window GATCATCAGGTTTTTTTTACCGGAGAATCTCCTTGTGATGTAAACGGCATGTTGATCCCGAATTTAGCAGACCGTCCTGCTACATTAACATTAAGCGAAAATTGTACAGATTTAATAGTTGAAAGACAATTTTCAAATAAACCCTATGTAAAAGGGGTACCTGGCAACTTTGAAGATTTTTTTAAAAAAATTGAAAGCTATACATCAATAATATCTGGACCAGCTATGGAATTATACAATGTTGATCCTTATACCTTTAATCATAAAATTGATATAGAAGAAAATAGCGTTTTTAAATTCCAAGATACTTTAACGAGCAGAGCCGAAATAGTTGAGTTGTCGAATAAATTTAAAAGTGAAATTGTAGCAATTATAGGGCTAGGGGGCACTGGTTCTTATATTCTTGATTTTTTGGTCAAGACTCCAGTCAAGGAAATAAGGGGGTTCGATTTCGACGATTTCTTCATTCATAATGCTTTCAGGTCTCCTGGGAAAACGGAAAATACCGAGTTTAAGAAAAAGAAAAGCACTGTATATCAGGAGCGATATGATAATTTCAGACATGGAGTTTTCCTTAAAACACAGAAGATTGGTACAGAATCATTAGAGTTACTACAGGGAGTGACTTTTGCTTTTGTCTGTGTAGATAATGGGGAGTCAAGAGCAGAGATATTTGAAGCATTAATTAGTTTAGGAATACCTTACATTGATGTTGGCATGGGCTTATCTAAGAAATCAGGAACCTTAAGCGGAATGATAAGAACTACTTACTATCCGGAGGGGAGCGCCCAAGAAGTGTTGGATAAAAATCTTTCTGACTTATCTAAACAAAGGGATAATTTATATCGCACTAATATTCAAATCGGCGAGCTCAATGCATTGAATGCCTGCTTGGCAGTTATAAAATTTAAGCAATATAAAGGATTTTACTCGAGTGAAGAAGACTTTTACCATACATTATTCAACATATCTGATTTGAAAATTGTATCTGAGTCAATATCATGAAAACTTTTACTATAAAGCTAGTTGAAGTTGATAGTATGCCTAGAGAGCTTGAGCCAAATACCCTTTATTACTCGGAAAGATTTGGTACGGCATCTCATTTATGTGCATGTGGATGCGGAGCAAAGATTAGAACCCCAATAGATGTCAACGAGTGGAGTATTGTTAAAACTGAGCAGGGGCCAACTTTACATCCCTCTGTAGGTAATTGGCAAAAAGAATGTAAATCTCACTATTATATTAGAAAAGGTAAGATAGTATGGTGCGGCGCTTGGACTGAAAAGCAAATCCAAGAAGGAAGGTATAGAGAGCAACAAGCCCGAATTGACCATTATAATCGCATTTACTCCAAGCAGAGCGTGATTAATAAAATTTGGTTGTGGATTAAAGATAAACTTGGCTTATA includes these proteins:
- a CDS encoding ThiF family adenylyltransferase — translated: MFQKLVSHNQDLNLLVEKGYAVSFDSNYLIIRDIPYLNESKELLYAAFICKIVYKDAETVMQEDHQVFFTGESPCDVNGMLIPNLADRPATLTLSENCTDLIVERQFSNKPYVKGVPGNFEDFFKKIESYTSIISGPAMELYNVDPYTFNHKIDIEENSVFKFQDTLTSRAEIVELSNKFKSEIVAIIGLGGTGSYILDFLVKTPVKEIRGFDFDDFFIHNAFRSPGKTENTEFKKKKSTVYQERYDNFRHGVFLKTQKIGTESLELLQGVTFAFVCVDNGESRAEIFEALISLGIPYIDVGMGLSKKSGTLSGMIRTTYYPEGSAQEVLDKNLSDLSKQRDNLYRTNIQIGELNALNACLAVIKFKQYKGFYSSEEDFYHTLFNISDLKIVSESIS
- a CDS encoding DUF6527 family protein; its protein translation is MKTFTIKLVEVDSMPRELEPNTLYYSERFGTASHLCACGCGAKIRTPIDVNEWSIVKTEQGPTLHPSVGNWQKECKSHYYIRKGKIVWCGAWTEKQIQEGRYREQQARIDHYNRIYSKQSVINKIWLWIKDKLGL